TGCCTCGGGCGTCGAATCTGTGCCTTCTCGCCCGTGACGTGTCAGTCTCTTCGGCCCTCTCGGACCGCCGCTCACCGACCGTCTCGGACTCCCGCGGAGGAGTCGCGATACCGGTCGTGAGGCCCCAAAAGTACATTTTCACACACTCCTAACACCGCGCATGTACACCGGCAGGACGGACCAACCGTGCTGTCTCTGCGACGACCCGAAGACCGTCGCACGGATTGCCGTCCCTCCACGCGCAGTGACACTCATGCGAAACGCCGACCCAATCGCGTGGCGCGACATCGTCGGCGACGTGACGATTCAGTTCTGCGAGAGCGACTGGGAGCTCGTTTCGGAGTTAGTGCTCGACCTCGACATGCATCCGCTGTCCCGCTGCAACGTCGCTCGTGCGGATTTCAGCATTCGTGAGGACTTCGAGGCGTTGTTGAACCGCGTCCGCGAGGTCCCCGACCAGACCGAACAGGAACGGCGACTGCTCGACGACGCGACCGACGTCATCGCCAACGCGGACGACCCGATGGTCGAACGGCGTGACCTCGTCGAGGCGTACGTCGTCGTTCGCGCTATGGACGAACTCGGTGTAGACGACGTCGTGCGGTGACCCGCCAGCGTCGTGCGGTGACCACAAACACTGTCAGCGAAGGCTGACTGTCTGGAATAAGGCCCATACCGATATTTCTCTGCCCGCGACGTATCAGTGGCTAGTTGGGTCGCCACTCCGGCGCCCTCCATGGAGACCCGCGGCCCGGGACGCGGCCCGCCCCCCACACACCCGGAAAGTACAATGAAGAGTCACCTCGCAATTCTGTTTGCCGTATTGCTCATCCTCTCTTCGGTCCCTGCGACAGTAGGTGCGCAAGAAGAGCGAGAGCCGAACAAACCTCCCGTATTCCGGGCGTTCGTCGTCAATCCGGTCGTCGAACCCGGCGTCGAGACGATGGTCCGCGTCGGATTCACGAACGACCCGGGTGACCCCGAAGACGTGGCGAAGACGGCCGAGAACGTCCGCGTCGAACTCGTCCCACGGAACACGCCGTTCGTCGTCAGAACCGGACAGGTGTTCGTCGGGACGATGAACGACAGCGACACTCGTGAAGTCGAATTCGCGGTCGAAGCGCCGGAGAACATCGCAGCCGGCGAGTACGACCTCGAACTGAGAATCCGCTACGAGTACGACGACGCACAGCGCCGAACCTACGAGCGCGACGTCACCCTCAGAGTCGAAGAACGCGTTCGGTTCGCCGTCGTGGGGTCTGACTCTACGGTTCCCGTCGGCGGACAAGGTGCGGTGGCACTCACGATTCAGAACGTCGGCGAACTCGACGCACGCAACACTGTCGTCGCCGTCACCTCGCAGTCTCCCGAGGTGACCTTCGAAGGAACACAGACGGCGACGCAGTTCACGCCGAACTGGCCAGTCGGTGAGAACCGCACCTTCGTCTACGACACGTCGCTCAGCGCGAATGGCTCGACTCGCGGCTACGTCCTCGCGGTCGACATCGTCTACGAAGACCCCAACGGCGCACGAATACAGTACTCGCCGCTCGCCGCCGGATTCCTCCCAACCGAAGAGCAAACGTTCAGCCTCCAGAACGTCGAAAGTACGCTCCGTGTCGGAGGGGACGGCGCGATTGTCGGGACTGTCGTGAACGACGGTGGGACCCTCGCTCAAAACGTCGTCGTCGAACTCTCGCTCCCCGAAGGAAGCGCGACAGCGACGGAGACCGAGTACGCTGTCGGTGACCTCGAACCCGGTGCGAGTGCGCCGTTCTCCTTCGACGTGCAGATTGCAGACGGGGCCGACGCCGGTCCGCGACTGTACACGGCGACGATCACCTACCGCGACACTGAGGGTGAACGTCGGACGACCGACGACCTCGACCTTCGCGTCGACGTCGCTGCGTCGTCACCCGAGTTCGACGTGACTGTCGACGAGGGAACAATCGTCCCGGGGCGGTCCGGTGAACTCCGCCTGACCATCGTCAACGAACGTGACGAGACGCTCAGCGACATCTCGGCGAAGATTTACCTCGAAGACCCCCTGTCGTCCGGTGACTCCGAGGCGTTCGTCGACGAACTTGCACCCGGTGAGTCGGCGACACTCGTCTTCGACGTTGCCGCCAGTGGTGACGCACTGAACAAGGAATACCCGGTCGAACTCGACTTCCGCTACGAAGACGAGTCGGGTGATACCACCATCTCCGACGCCTACCGTGTCCCGGTTCGCGTCGAAGCAATCGAAAACGGCGGGCCACTCCCGTTCGGTCTCTCGTTCCCCATCGTCGGTGCGGCCGTCCTCCTCGTCGCGGTTGGCGGTGCTGGGTTCCTCGTCGTTCGCCGACGGGGGCGGCGCTGAGTCGTGGCCCGACTCGACCCCCAGCGGTTCATCGACTGGGCGGACGACCGCATCGTCAACCACTCACGACGAGTCATCCTCACGTTTCTCGTCCTGACGGTCATCTTCGCGGCGGGACTGAGCGCCGTCGAGACGGAGTCTGGTACTGACCAGTTCGCCGAAGAGGTCCCCGAAGAAGAAGCGTTCACACGAATCTCTGAGGAGTTCTCGCCTCGGTTCCAAGAGGGGACGGGCAGCACACAACTCATCCAGCGCGCGCCGAACGTCCTGACGAAACGCGAACTGTTGCGGATGCTCGAAGCACAGAAACTGCTCGAAGACCGTTCGGACCTGCGTGTCATCCAGACGGCCAGCGCCGCGTCTGTCGTCGCGGAGACGCTCGACCCCGACGCCGAGACGCTCGAGACACAGATTTGGGCACTCGAACGAGCGACCGACGCAGAAGTCGCCGCGGCGGTCCGTGAAAACGAAGACAACCCGCGATTCGTCGGCCTCCTCGCCGACGACTTCAACCCGACCGAACCGCGAGCGACTGCGACCATCGGCGTCGTCACACACTCGATTCCACTCGCAGACGAGTCTGGTGCTGGACAAGGTGGCGACAGTCCGTTGAGCCCCATTCAGCAGAAAGCGACGCGAATCGTCGCGACCGTCGGCGGGGATATCTCGGTCTTCGGGTCCGGTGTCATCGCCGACGAGTTCGGGACGGTCATCACCGACTCGCTCATCATCGTCGTCCCTGCGGCGGTGTTGTTCATCGTGTTGTTCCTCGTCGTCGCGTATCGTGACCTCGTGGACCTCTTGTTGGGGGCGGCGGCGCTCGGAATGGCACTGGTCTGGACTTTCGGGTTCCTCGGACTCGCGGGAATCCCGTTCAACCAGATTATGATTGCCGTCCCACCGCTCTTGCTCGCGGTCGGTATCGACTTCGGTATCCACGCGGTCAACCGCTACCGCGAGGACCGCGCCGAAGGCAATGACGTCGGCGAAGCGATGCGAAAGGCCACCGACCAACTCCTCGTGGCGTTTTTCATCGTCACCGGGACGACGGTCATCGGCTTCCTCTCGAATCTCGCGAGTGACCTCACGCCAATCCGTGATTTCGGTGTCGTCGCTGCGATTGGCATCATCTTCACGTTCTTCGTCTTCGGTGTCTTCCTCCCCGCTGCGAAGGTCGAAATCGACCGACTCCGACAGCGCTACCCGATTCCGACGTTCAGTCAGACACCGCTCGGTAGCGAGGGAAGCTCGCTCGGCAAGCTGCTCCGAATCGGCG
The genomic region above belongs to Haloferax marinisediminis and contains:
- a CDS encoding COG1361 S-layer family protein, which gives rise to MKSHLAILFAVLLILSSVPATVGAQEEREPNKPPVFRAFVVNPVVEPGVETMVRVGFTNDPGDPEDVAKTAENVRVELVPRNTPFVVRTGQVFVGTMNDSDTREVEFAVEAPENIAAGEYDLELRIRYEYDDAQRRTYERDVTLRVEERVRFAVVGSDSTVPVGGQGAVALTIQNVGELDARNTVVAVTSQSPEVTFEGTQTATQFTPNWPVGENRTFVYDTSLSANGSTRGYVLAVDIVYEDPNGARIQYSPLAAGFLPTEEQTFSLQNVESTLRVGGDGAIVGTVVNDGGTLAQNVVVELSLPEGSATATETEYAVGDLEPGASAPFSFDVQIADGADAGPRLYTATITYRDTEGERRTTDDLDLRVDVAASSPEFDVTVDEGTIVPGRSGELRLTIVNERDETLSDISAKIYLEDPLSSGDSEAFVDELAPGESATLVFDVAASGDALNKEYPVELDFRYEDESGDTTISDAYRVPVRVEAIENGGPLPFGLSFPIVGAAVLLVAVGGAGFLVVRRRGRR
- a CDS encoding efflux RND transporter permease subunit: MARLDPQRFIDWADDRIVNHSRRVILTFLVLTVIFAAGLSAVETESGTDQFAEEVPEEEAFTRISEEFSPRFQEGTGSTQLIQRAPNVLTKRELLRMLEAQKLLEDRSDLRVIQTASAASVVAETLDPDAETLETQIWALERATDAEVAAAVRENEDNPRFVGLLADDFNPTEPRATATIGVVTHSIPLADESGAGQGGDSPLSPIQQKATRIVATVGGDISVFGSGVIADEFGTVITDSLIIVVPAAVLFIVLFLVVAYRDLVDLLLGAAALGMALVWTFGFLGLAGIPFNQIMIAVPPLLLAVGIDFGIHAVNRYREDRAEGNDVGEAMRKATDQLLVAFFIVTGTTVIGFLSNLASDLTPIRDFGVVAAIGIIFTFFVFGVFLPAAKVEIDRLRQRYPIPTFSQTPLGSEGSSLGKLLRIGVRPALRAPAVVIVIALVLSGSAMWYATGVDTEFGQEDFLPPAEAPAYLTVLPEPFAPGEYSVVADIEFLEERFSSSQSGVVTVFLEGRSTDDAFLEELDRVAQDPPETFISVDRRADSTSILTVIQDEAEENEEFARLVARHDRDGDGIPDRDIIEVYDALFATESADRAAEYISEDYRSSRVDYRVKADADDDAVVADTREMADRFRTEGTATGATVVFSAISDLILDSAIQSLIISMIGTGIFLTFVYWWLEGRPSLALANLVPILIAVTFVAGTMRLTGIAFNAFTATVLALTIGLGVDYSVHIVHRFIDERREHDLETALDRTVRGTGGALAGSMLTTVFGLGVLVLAVLSILGQFGLLTAASIVYSFLASVLVLPSALVLWDRFSGNDPVVPLGGTDIDAGPMPTAD